A genome region from Hevea brasiliensis isolate MT/VB/25A 57/8 chromosome 9, ASM3005281v1, whole genome shotgun sequence includes the following:
- the LOC110637551 gene encoding magnesium/proton exchanger isoform X2, translating to MVLETQNPSATSRFGLLNILGRERCESYLLFHAETALGNGFRTFLYFLALAYCFLGLSAITARFFRSMENVVKHSRMVVEIDPDTSTEVIRYEKVWNYAIADISLLAFGTSFPQISLATIDAIRNIGNLYAGGLGPGTLVGSAAFDLFPIHAVCVVVPKAGELKKISDLGVWLVELFWSFWAYIWLYIILEVWTPNAITLWEALLTVLQYGLLLTHAYAQDKRWPYLSFPFGRTERPKEWVPEEVTSCKHQPIVYEGYSENIQIGEDESRNAVDIFSIHSNVGTDPVYQKVPETDDAAECSKNNFHSEQDFNVVALWKQQFLDAIVLESLESRKLVSIHIRVARIFWELLLAPWRLLFAFVPPCRIAHGWIAFICSLLFISGIAYIVTKLTDLISCVTGINAYVIAFTALASGTSWPDLVASKIAAERQTTADSAIANITCSNSVNIYVGIGVPWLVDTAYNFFMYREPLRIENAAGLSFSLLVFFATSVGCIAVLVYRRLTLGAELGGPRIWAWVTSVYFMLLWLIFVVLSSLRVSGII from the exons ATGGTCTTGGAGACGCAAAATCCAAGCGCAACGAGCAGATTTGGGCTTCTCAATATTTTGGGGCGTGAAAGATGTGAAAGCTACTTGCTTTTTCATGCTGAAACAGCCCTGGGTAATGGGTTCAGGaccttcttgtattttcttgcccTAGCTTATTGTTTCCTTGGATTATCAGCTATAACTGCTCGGTTCTTCCGGTCTATGGAGAATGTGGTCAAGCATTCTCGAATGGTAGTGGAGATAGATCCGGACACTAGTACTGAAGTTATTAGATATGAGAAGGTGTGGAATTATGCAATTGCAGATATTTCCTTGCTGGCATTTGGAACTAGTTTCCCTCAGATATCATTAGCAACTATTGATGCCATAAGGAACATTGGGAACCTGTATGCTGGAG GATTGGGTCCTGGAACACTTGTTGGTTCTGCTGCATTCGATCTTTTTCCCATCCATGCTGTTTGTGTGGTGGTTCCCAAAGCTGGAGAATTGAAAAAGATATCTGATTTAGGTGTTTGGCTTGTGGAGCTCTTTTGGTCTTTCTGGGCTTATATTTGGCTGTACATAATTTTGGAG GTATGGACTCCCAATGCCATTACACTATGGGAGGCCTTATTAACTGTACTGCAGTATGGTTTGCTGCTAACACATGCTTATGCTCAAGATAAGCGATGGCCTTACTTATCGTTTCCTTT TGGAAGAACTGAGAGGCCTAAGGAGTGGGTACCAGAAGAGGTCACTTCATGTAAACATCAGCCCATTGTTTATGAAGGATACTCCGAGAATATTCAAATTGGCGAAGATGAAAGCAGGAATGCTGTTGATATATTCTCCATCCATTCAAATGTTGGGACAG ATCCAGTATATCAGAAAGTGCCCGAAACAGATGATGCAGCTGAATGCTCCAAAAATAATTTTCACAGTGAGCAAGATTTCAATGTGGTTGCTCTTTGGAAACAGCAATTTTTGGATGCAATCGTG TTGGAAAGCCTGGAATCAAGAAAATTAGTCAGTATTCATATACGGGTGGCAAGAATTTTCTGGGAATTACTACTTGCACCTTGGAGACTTTTGTTTGCTTTTGTGCCTCCTTGTCGTATTGCTCATGGATGGATTGCTTTTATTTGCTCTCTTCTTTTTATTAGTGGGATAGCTTACATTGTAACAAAGCTCACAGATCTTATAAGCTGCGTCACAG GAATAAATGCTTATGTCATTGCATTTACGGCATTAGCTAGTGGGACTTCATGGCCAGACTTGGTGGCAAGTAAGATTGCTGCTGAACGCCAAACAACAGCAGATTCTGCCATTGCAAACATCACTTGCAG CAATTCAGTGAACATATATGTGGGCATCGGAGTGCCCTGGCTTGTAGACACTGCCTACAATTTCTTTATGTATAGGGAACCCTTGCGGATTGAGAATGCAGCGGGACTCAGCTTCTCATTGCTTGTTTTCTTTGCTACTTCTGTGGGCTGTATTGCTGTTCTTGTGTACAGGCGTCTGACCCTGGGTGCAGAGCTTGGAGGGCCAAGGATTTGGGCCTGGGTAACGAGTGTGTACTTCATGCTGCTTTGGCTTATTTTTGTGGTGCTGTCCTCCCTCAGAGTTTCTGGCATCATTTGA
- the LOC110637550 gene encoding blue-light photoreceptor PHR2: MDSSLQTPQSRESSTEEQNQQQQLPIVLSQSISLPFATASLSFSLSTILPTHFFNQPKISSLFSRTPAKAKIPTQASSLSHLSLSSSTISLPKLSFKSTISANPLQNALSLGPRRPADPSNAAGIRRASIVWFRNDLRVHDNECLNSANGESMSVLPVYCFDPREYGKSSSGFDRTGPYRATFIIESVADLRKNLQARGSDLVVRVGKPETVLVELAKAIGADAVYAHREVSRDEVRAEEKIEAAMKDEGVEVKYFWGSTLYHVDDVPFKLEDMPSNYSGFKEKVQGVELRKTIAALDQLKGMPSRGDVEPGEIPSLLDLGLNPTQERKPVANGFMMGGETEALQKLKTIAAECQAQPPKGGSHDSIYGANFSCKISPWLTMGCISPRSMFDELKKTATRTISAASNRNDGGSSQETGMNWLMFELMWRDFFRFITGKYSSPKKQLEAAPATACTGALA, encoded by the exons ATGGATTCCAGTCTCCAAACCCCACAATCCCGAGAATCCTCCACAGAAGAACAGAATCAACAACAACAGCTTCCCATTGTTCTTTCCCAATCCATTTCGCTTCCATTTGCCACtgcctctctctctttttctctatccACAATTCTCCCTACCCACTTTTTCAACCAGCCCAAAATCTCTTCTCTGTTCTCCCGCACGCCAGCCAAGGCCAAAATCCCCACTCAGGCCTCCTCTCTCTCgcacctctctctctcctcctctaCCATCTCCCTTCCTAAACTCTCCTTCAAGTCTACCATCTCCGCCAACCCTCTTCAGAACGCTCTCTCTCTGGGCCCACGCCGCCCCGCAGACCCCTCCAATGCCGCCGGAATTCGTCGAGCCTCCATTGTTTGGTTCCGCAACGACTTACGTGTCCATGACAATGAGTGCCTCAACTCTGCCAACGGTGAGTCCATGTCTGTTCTGCCCGTTTACTGCTTCGACCCCAGAGAATATGGCAAGTCCTCTTCTGGGTTCGACAGGACTGGGCCTTATCGTGCCACCTTCATAATTGAATCGGTTGCTGACCTTCGCAAGAACCTTCAGGCTAGAGGGTCCGATCTTGTGGTCAGAGTTGGGAAGCCGGAAACTGTATTGGTTGAGCTGGCCAAGGCCATTGGGGCTGATGCTGTTTATGCACACAGAGAGGTGTCACGTGATGAGGTTAGGGCCGAGGAGAAGATTGAGGCGGCCATGAAAGATGAGGGAGTCGAGGTGAAATACTTCTGGGGAAGCACTCTGTATCACGTGGATGATGTGCCTTTCAAGTTGGAAGATATGCCATCGAATTATAGTGGATTCAAGGAGAAAGTACAGGGAGTGGAGCTTAGGAAGACCATTGCTGCATTGGATCAGTTGAAGGGGATGCCATCAAGAGGAGATGTGGAGCCTGGCGAAATCCCATCCTTGTTGGATTTGGGTCTCAACCCAACCCAG GAAAGAAAGCCAGTTGCTAATGGTTTTATGATGGGTGGGGAGACTGAAGCACTACAAAAGCTTAAAACAATCGCAGCAGAGTGCCAAGCGCAACCACCCAAAGGAGGCAGCCATGACAGCATATATGGTGCAAACTTCTCCTGCAAAATTTCTCCATGGCTAACCATGGGATGCATCTCTCCCCGTTCCATGTTTGATGAGCTAAAGAAAACTGCTACCAG AACTATTTCTGCTGCGTCAAACCGTAATGATGGTGGTAGCTCTCAAGAGACTGGAATGAACTGGTTGATGTTTGAGTTGATGTGGAGGGATTTTTTCAG ATTTATCACCGGGAAGTACAGTTCTCCAAAGAAACAGCTGGAAGCAGCTCCAGCCACAGCTTGTACGGGTGCCCTTGCATAG
- the LOC110637551 gene encoding magnesium/proton exchanger isoform X1 produces the protein MVLETQNPSATSRFGLLNILGRERCESYLLFHAETALGNGFRTFLYFLALAYCFLGLSAITARFFRSMENVVKHSRMVVEIDPDTSTEVIRYEKVWNYAIADISLLAFGTSFPQISLATIDAIRNIGNLYAGGLGPGTLVGSAAFDLFPIHAVCVVVPKAGELKKISDLGVWLVELFWSFWAYIWLYIILEVWTPNAITLWEALLTVLQYGLLLTHAYAQDKRWPYLSFPFGRTERPKEWVPEEVTSCKHQPIVYEGYSENIQIGEDESRNAVDIFSIHSNVGTGTCVTALLNPVYQKVPETDDAAECSKNNFHSEQDFNVVALWKQQFLDAIVLESLESRKLVSIHIRVARIFWELLLAPWRLLFAFVPPCRIAHGWIAFICSLLFISGIAYIVTKLTDLISCVTGINAYVIAFTALASGTSWPDLVASKIAAERQTTADSAIANITCSNSVNIYVGIGVPWLVDTAYNFFMYREPLRIENAAGLSFSLLVFFATSVGCIAVLVYRRLTLGAELGGPRIWAWVTSVYFMLLWLIFVVLSSLRVSGII, from the exons ATGGTCTTGGAGACGCAAAATCCAAGCGCAACGAGCAGATTTGGGCTTCTCAATATTTTGGGGCGTGAAAGATGTGAAAGCTACTTGCTTTTTCATGCTGAAACAGCCCTGGGTAATGGGTTCAGGaccttcttgtattttcttgcccTAGCTTATTGTTTCCTTGGATTATCAGCTATAACTGCTCGGTTCTTCCGGTCTATGGAGAATGTGGTCAAGCATTCTCGAATGGTAGTGGAGATAGATCCGGACACTAGTACTGAAGTTATTAGATATGAGAAGGTGTGGAATTATGCAATTGCAGATATTTCCTTGCTGGCATTTGGAACTAGTTTCCCTCAGATATCATTAGCAACTATTGATGCCATAAGGAACATTGGGAACCTGTATGCTGGAG GATTGGGTCCTGGAACACTTGTTGGTTCTGCTGCATTCGATCTTTTTCCCATCCATGCTGTTTGTGTGGTGGTTCCCAAAGCTGGAGAATTGAAAAAGATATCTGATTTAGGTGTTTGGCTTGTGGAGCTCTTTTGGTCTTTCTGGGCTTATATTTGGCTGTACATAATTTTGGAG GTATGGACTCCCAATGCCATTACACTATGGGAGGCCTTATTAACTGTACTGCAGTATGGTTTGCTGCTAACACATGCTTATGCTCAAGATAAGCGATGGCCTTACTTATCGTTTCCTTT TGGAAGAACTGAGAGGCCTAAGGAGTGGGTACCAGAAGAGGTCACTTCATGTAAACATCAGCCCATTGTTTATGAAGGATACTCCGAGAATATTCAAATTGGCGAAGATGAAAGCAGGAATGCTGTTGATATATTCTCCATCCATTCAAATGTTGGGACAGGTACTTGTGTCACTGCATTATTAA ATCCAGTATATCAGAAAGTGCCCGAAACAGATGATGCAGCTGAATGCTCCAAAAATAATTTTCACAGTGAGCAAGATTTCAATGTGGTTGCTCTTTGGAAACAGCAATTTTTGGATGCAATCGTG TTGGAAAGCCTGGAATCAAGAAAATTAGTCAGTATTCATATACGGGTGGCAAGAATTTTCTGGGAATTACTACTTGCACCTTGGAGACTTTTGTTTGCTTTTGTGCCTCCTTGTCGTATTGCTCATGGATGGATTGCTTTTATTTGCTCTCTTCTTTTTATTAGTGGGATAGCTTACATTGTAACAAAGCTCACAGATCTTATAAGCTGCGTCACAG GAATAAATGCTTATGTCATTGCATTTACGGCATTAGCTAGTGGGACTTCATGGCCAGACTTGGTGGCAAGTAAGATTGCTGCTGAACGCCAAACAACAGCAGATTCTGCCATTGCAAACATCACTTGCAG CAATTCAGTGAACATATATGTGGGCATCGGAGTGCCCTGGCTTGTAGACACTGCCTACAATTTCTTTATGTATAGGGAACCCTTGCGGATTGAGAATGCAGCGGGACTCAGCTTCTCATTGCTTGTTTTCTTTGCTACTTCTGTGGGCTGTATTGCTGTTCTTGTGTACAGGCGTCTGACCCTGGGTGCAGAGCTTGGAGGGCCAAGGATTTGGGCCTGGGTAACGAGTGTGTACTTCATGCTGCTTTGGCTTATTTTTGTGGTGCTGTCCTCCCTCAGAGTTTCTGGCATCATTTGA